TGTCTTGCTTCTCTTGTTACCCCAGAGGGTGAAAGGAGTATCTCTCAAGGTTGATGCTGGCATCGGTAAATGTTCTGTCTGCTTTTAACTCCTTTTTTGGCAACCCTGGAAGagtagaaggaaaaagacaagcAGTTGGCCCTTTCACTCATGATATTCTGCTGTGGAAGCCCACTCGCCTGTGCGAGCCCACCCTTTATTATCTTGTGGAGGCAAAAATTGGATACACGGTATTTAATCGTACCACTTCAGAAGTGGGATAGCATAAAGAACTTAACAGGTGGTAGCATGGTGTCACGGCTGCTCCAGGATTTACCCAAGCAGGTTTTGTAGTCAACATCAATACGCTAAAACAGTTGCTCTGAAATTACTGCAGTTATGTGTTCATATGAATTTCATGGTGTTTCTGCATAGCTGCACAGTGGAGTCCTGCACTGCAGTGAAATAACTGCACATCCCGATGCTTTCCTCTGAGTTGAGGATGATTTCAGAACACTCAAAACGTGAATGTAGGTGTAGGTAATTCAGACTTATGTTGTGGTGGAGACATAGCCTAGAAGGAAGCTGAGATAtttacagttattttagctTGCATTTGTAATTCTAAACCATACAGTTTAGACAGGCAAGTATCTTTTATCAATAATAAACAGAGAACTCTGGATAACTCATGAGTgaaattatatattaaaaaaaaaaagtctttttttttcagaacaattaTAAGCAGATCCACGGCAATGGAAGGTGagtaaaatataaacaaatatcaAAGATAACATGGGTCCTTCTGAGGTGTTCAAGCAATGTTAGCTTAGCTATTAGTTTACCTTctaattttatgaaatattaatgtTCTAAATGGAAatgatttacattttaaaattgaatcaTTTACAAAACACATAGCTTACATTTTCAGGTCTTGATTTCtgaagttaaagaaaataaataaataaataatattgaaaTTCAAGTTATTTCTGCTTACAAACTGAACTTGGTAAATGTTTTGAAACCCATAACCCTCTGAGTCTGCTGGTGAGGCATTAGTATAGTCCTAACTCGAAGAAATtgggagaaaatgttttatatggTGGAGAATGGCTCATTACCAGTCTGTTCTGTACAGGAGGGCAGCCTGTCAGTTCCCTGGCAATTCTTTGAATTAAAGCGTCTTTCTAAATATAAATGAGCAAAGGCACCTCTGGTCCAGACAGGGAGTGaactgaccctgcttgagcagaggttggactaggtgaGCTCAAGAGGTCCCCTTCCAagctaaatgattctgtgacatcttCATGACATGGTGTGCAATACCTGCCCTTTTTTCTGCACTTTAAGGATCAGAACTCCTTTAAGTTATACTGATGTTTAATACACATATTGTGCATACATACAAGCTTGTTATACAGTTTTTGctacacagaaaacagctgcttaATTTTGTTGTGTCTGCTCTGAAAAAGGAGGCAATGTTGGGGATCTTTCACCCCAGGGTAGGAGGAAATGAGCAATACTCAGTGTATGTTCCATTCTCCCAGGACATAAACCTGCACCAGCACCTGGAATTCCAAACAACAACTATGCACCAGGCAATGAAGTCCCCTATGGCTACCTTCAGCATGCACCTGGGACTTACCAAGGTAGGTTGCTTGGCTACAGATCTGCCATACCAGTGGGAAATAAGCACAGGAAATAGGTGGTTCCACAAGGGTGACCATCTCTgatttacttttcttctgtttctgttaatttctgttttgctgaaaagtCATCTTCTTTCGTTCTTGGTGCTACATGTTAGTATGTGCTGAGCAGTACCAACAGTGGTAGGAGTTAAAAATGTTGGATGTTCCTCAGTGGTCACTGTGGGGAGTTTGGTAGGGAGGTGTTACTGATGCAAAGCAATTAATGTGTGGCAGCTTCTTGCTGATGatcagattttttaattaacatgttATTTCAGTattccactttatttttctctagaaaTCCAGAACTGAAGAAAGAATTGGTTTTCTCTCACAGTTCTGCCGGTCTGTGTATTCTGTTCCTGTTTCCTCCCTTGTTGCGGTACTTTGCATGTGGTTGTACCTTACACTTTCactcatttgcttttctccccttctaTCTCATTTTCTGCTCCACGTTTGAAATGCAGCACTCCTAAATAGCTTCTCATGTTCTTGCAAGTAATTGCTTTACGAAGAAGCAAATCACAATGAGCAATATCTAACAATCAGGCTCAAAGAATAGGTTatagataaaatgcaaaaagttTGGCCTAAGTTACCTTGCTGTTCCTAAGTTAAAGCTTGTGCACCTTGTGGCAAGGCACTCTGAGGTCTGGAAGTACAGTTAGCTTCGGCGGGGAATGGGCACATGCTGCCGGTGAGATGGAGGTCAGGGGGgcatttttcattctgaatagttgtctgtgcacacacacacaatggCAGTAGATAGTCGGTTTGTGTGCAAGGCCTGTGCTCAGACATAAAAGGGATTTTGTATTCCATAAGTGTGGATCCTTCTCTGGGGTGAGTGATCCAGCCACCTACGAGTTTTAAGCCACAGCTGTTCACATCACCTGCGGTACTGCCCTGCTTATGGCCACAGCGTGAGCTTCCATGTGGTACAGTCCATGTTTTGTAATGTAGTGTGAAACATTGGTGCTGAACTGATTTAGGCTAAAGATAAGTCTACAAGTCAGCATCTCTTAAACTATTTGTCTTTATACAACTCTACAAAAATACTCTTTGTGGATTCTGCGTTGTGCTTGCTTCTGAGTAAAAGGTAAAATTCCTCTCCATCAGATTGAAAGCCTATCTGCCTACCAGGAAGGTAttaaataagggaaaaaatatagtTCTTGTTCTGTAACTTTCGACAGCAACTTCAGCAGCTTCAGCTACAAGGTCATACAACACCTCTGCAGCACAGGCCAGGTTGCTGCAAGCAAGGCAGGGCTCTGCATGCAGCTTGGGGATGTGGGATGGGTTGTGAGCACCCTGAAGAGCTGCGTGTGCCATCTGGTGGGGTGCTGAGCATTCAGACCCTGAAGCGCTTCATGAGAGCTTGTGTTTCCTATTGAGTGCTAACTGGAGAAGACTTACTTGACATTCACACTATATGGAACTGTTTCCTCCTTTACTACACACCTCCTTCATGAAGGAGTTGTGGATTTCCTGAGTTTTGAAAGAGAATCCATTAAACAAATGAGAAAGTGCAGTTTTTAGATCACACTCATCTGGTTTGAAAACTGCAGGTGAACTTCGCTAAAAGGACATTTCCTATCACATAAGCAGAAGGTATAATTCCAGGAAAACTTTGTCTTAAAATTCCTAATTTGCTTAACTGACAACTTGTAAATGCCAAtacttttcatgtattttaaggTATTCTGTCTTCTTGACTTAGAAATAACCTTCActtatttatttctgatttttgaaTTGCCTATCTTTATGTGAATAAAATTCCTGCTATATTCAAGAATGatgcatttatttgttttgtttgtttttgtctgGAGGGATTAGAACATCCCAATCCACTGTAACTTCCTTCACAAGACTTGTAGTATTCATAACTGAAATATAATGTAGGTATAAGGATCTTCATAGTtcaaaatagtaaataaattaatcttttgaAGATCCATGGGGCAATTCTTTTCCAACATCTAAGTTTCATAACTGCATGTCTTCTACCACACCACGTGTTGCAGGCGCAGGGAGCTATGGTTTCCAGGTACAGCCTATGGGAGGCTCAGCTGGACTTGCTGTTCCACCTGTCCAGAACCAGCCCATCATGAAGGAGGGGGCAATCTGGATGCctgtccctcctcctcttcctaaCTGCCCTCCTGGACTGGAATACCTCACACAGGTACCTGcacccttcctccttccccagagaaCAGGTATTCACCTGAGAAGCAGCCTGCATCCGtgaaaaagctaagaaaaagcATCTGGCTTTGTTGCAGCTGCGTGAGTTGCTGCTTTTGGGCTGTTAAGTGAAGTATTTTGTAATGTGACTGATGAATGTTTGAGTGTGGAGGTGCCTGTTACGGCTGCAGCACTTCATGGAGTACTCTCCTGCCAAGTGAGATGCTGAAGGACCACGGGCTCAGGGCTATCATACATCCTTCCCAATTCTGAAGCTACTGTTTGTGAGATGTAATGTGATTTGGCAAGGtgtatataataaatatatataatatggGCAAATGTAGCACATTAGAGGtgcttaattttcttcacaccTCTTCATAATGTTGTTAGGAGAGGCACGAGTCAGACTTCACAACGTAGAGAATGCTCATAGCAAAATAAGAATTGTTTCCACATTACAGTACAAGGACATATTCTGTAAAAGTACAGTTCATCTCATCACTGGGAGCAAATATCAAGGCTTAACACTGATGTATTGTTGCCAGTTTTGCAtgttgctcaaaaaaaaaaaggcaccagtGAGGAGAGGCTGATTTTTCCTGAGTTTCACTCAGAGCTGAGCAGTAGCCGAGCTTCTGCTCTAAAATTCCCCAGTTTCCTGCCTTTGTCTGCACGGACCCCTGATGTCGGCATGTGGGATATGAGGTGTCAGAGGCTCTGTCAGGCCCTGTAGCTGAGCTGCCCTGAGTCCTGAAAGGAGCACAGGCACATGAGCCCTGCATGCTTCTAACCGCACCAGCTTGGGTACAACTTCTGTTGTCTGCTCCGGTGCTCTGAAACACTGTTCTGCTAAACTGACAGGGGACAGGACAGGGAGGACGTGAGCTACTTCCACAGCTTTACCAGTAGATGATCTGCCTCTATACGATGTATTGATCCATAAATTgcattctgaaatgaaacagcGATGCTGCTTAAAACTAGATTTCTCTTAGTTACAACTTATTAACTATTtattctctttaatttttcaacCACAAACAGATTGACCAGATATTAATTCATCAGCAAATTGAACTTCTTGAGAGTAAGTGCAAAGTATTTATAGCAGAGAAATGTTTAAATCTAATAATGCCAAGAACAGTAAAATTTAGACTTTCTTTGACACTACGTAGTTAAGGTGGATCGCtacctttctctttcctgcctCTGTTATCTGTCTCCATTCCTGCAGAAGTtgtggaggagaggaaggagaaaacaggaGAACAGAGGATTTTAAGCAGGTTCTATATCTTAAAAGATACATAGCAATGCGACTGAATAATCTTGGTAGCTAGTTACAGCTGAAGTCACACATTTCCCAAGTTATTAATTCGCATTGTTTCTATTTGCCTCTCTTCCTACGTAAATATcttctttctgtcctttcttaCTCCATTTAATTCCATAGACTGACATGCAGCTCCGATCCCCTTTCCAGGCAATCCTGCTGTTTCAGCAAGTTGAActgctttctttctgctccCCTCATTCCATTCACTTTAAGAATATCAAAGTCATGTTATCAGCATCTTTCAAATAGGAGAAATAAAATGGACCACCCATCTCGGCCGACACCTaatgctgctgcattttctttctataaTGCTTCAAAGAGAACTTTCACTTGTTAGAGAAATTAATCAAAATTTCTGTCCTGGctcttgttttttatttgtgctGCTGTGAAGCTTGActgtgaggctttttttttgcagccttCTCATTCTGAACATATTTGTGCTCTCTAGAGCCCTTTTCTTGCTGCACTCTCAAATTCACAAGTTTCTTTAATTCTCATCCCTTCAGCTCTTCCCTGGGAATCTTCCATGCTGTGTTGTTTATAATTGTGGTGCTTGCTCTGCCAGTAGGTGTCTGTGTCTGGCGAGAGGGGACTGATGGACATCTCCGTGCTCTTTCCGCATTGCTATATTCATGGTGACTTCTCCTCTCTGAACTTCCCCATCAAGCTGCTCTGCTCGAGGGTCCTTCCCCACCACTTCCCTTCGCCAGTAGCTGCCTCTGACAGACTTTGAGCCGAGACCTGCCTTCCCAAAGGGTAGCTTTAGAGTTAGCGTGGTGACTTTTCTCACCAGATACACCTCAGAAATTTAACAGTTCCgttcctgtttttcagttttgactggctttgaaacaaacaacaaatatGAAATCAAGAATACGCTGGGGCAAAGGGTGTACTTTGCAGCAGAGGACACTGACTGCTGTACCAGGAATTGCTGTGGGCCATCACGACCCTTCACCCTGCGGATTGTAGACAACCTGGGCCACGAGGTGATAACGCTGCAGAGACCCCTCCGGTGTTCTtcatgctgctttccctgctgcttACAGGAGGTGAGCTTCTCCCTCTCACCGTCTTCCTTCATGTGGGACATGGTCCATCTGTGCAGTTTTAAGATGGGATTGTCTGAATGAGGAGGCAAGGTGAAACAAGTCAAGTTTTGCATGTAAGTTGTGGGGAGAGAGATCTGTGGGATTTGTGCATGGGGTCCGTGGTCTGGGAAGAAGGAAGTGTGCCGCGACACATAGATTCACTCTGGCCACTTCTGATTATGGTAATGAAAAATGTGATTAAACAGCATGTCAGGGAACTTGGGGCTAGTGCCGAAATCTGCGCTGGAGACGGACTTGCAATGTAAGAGTTAGGTAACAGCTTTCATAAAATAACAGCTAGAGTTTTCAC
This DNA window, taken from Nyctibius grandis isolate bNycGra1 chromosome 8, bNycGra1.pri, whole genome shotgun sequence, encodes the following:
- the LOC137666164 gene encoding phospholipid scramblase 1-like isoform X1, coding for MEGHKPAPAPGIPNNNYAPGNEVPYGYLQHAPGTYQGAGSYGFQVQPMGGSAGLAVPPVQNQPIMKEGAIWMPVPPPLPNCPPGLEYLTQIDQILIHQQIELLEILTGFETNNKYEIKNTLGQRVYFAAEDTDCCTRNCCGPSRPFTLRIVDNLGHEVITLQRPLRCSSCCFPCCLQELEVQAPPGTPVGYVVQNWHACLPKFTIQDERRTDILKITGPCVVCSCCEDINFEVKSVDETSTVGRISKQWTGFVKEAFTDADNFGITFPMDLDVKMKAVMIGACFLIDFMFFEHAGDNKQRTGVWQ
- the LOC137666164 gene encoding phospholipid scramblase 1-like isoform X2; translation: MGGSAGLAVPPVQNQPIMKEGAIWMPVPPPLPNCPPGLEYLTQIDQILIHQQIELLEILTGFETNNKYEIKNTLGQRVYFAAEDTDCCTRNCCGPSRPFTLRIVDNLGHEVITLQRPLRCSSCCFPCCLQELEVQAPPGTPVGYVVQNWHACLPKFTIQDERRTDILKITGPCVVCSCCEDINFEVKSVDETSTVGRISKQWTGFVKEAFTDADNFGITFPMDLDVKMKAVMIGACFLIDFMFFEHAGDNKQRTGVWQ